The following proteins are encoded in a genomic region of Primulina huaijiensis isolate GDHJ02 unplaced genomic scaffold, ASM1229523v2 scaffold25037, whole genome shotgun sequence:
- the LOC140967432 gene encoding coiled-coil domain-containing protein SCD2-like, whose amino-acid sequence MASPMNRHGRSSSTGLSNMKRPQNTKLAAQRLAQVMAHQPADDEDDDDDLHGFEPGILSVGIRLGEGRQTKSRSQMSVRTLPEPPPSTRSTISARGSTNASSVEQQCSARSTSGTRASATLSSIEKQPPSARSLSFLRPSNLKPVDLPAPILSTIPSSSFRPVESAEETQPLSARSNATGRSASYSSLSEQPPSVRFASADHPTLVIKTASTVPRSVPVSNKPEVSGVPVETKSAKSKDKRLSLDFGTFKYKDPSDQQSSSALQDELDMLQEENDNLLEKLRITEERCEEAEARTRQLEKQIASLGEGVSLEARLLSRQEADLQKREAALKVAAQSYGGGGEEIAALRMEAEAARDEATSTLEQLHDVENEVKSLRTITQRTILTQEEMEEVVLKRCWLARCWSICLRHGIYAEIAGSRYEYWSSFASRPVEVILAAGQKAKEETSQMNSEFEEREKVVQDANDISKKTCVESMLLVEKGLRELNSLKVEEAIAISMALKRRPSVAKSNVTDELKLPSEGQYYSEAFELSPEESEDVLLKQAWLTYFWRRAKNHGLEPDIAEEKLQLWINKSHKLLNSHDAVDVERGLLELRKLGLETKLWEETRRLIDLDCNQQ is encoded by the exons ATGGCATCTCCAATGAATCGCCATGGACGCTCTAGTTCGACTGGATTATCAAATATGAAGAGACCACAGAACACAAAATTAGCTGCTCAAAGACTTGCTCAAGTTATGGCTCATCAACCTGCAGATGACGAGGATGATGACGATGACCTGCATGGTTTTGAACCTGGTATTTTGTCAGTTGGCATAAGACTTGGAGAAGGAAGGCAAACGAAAAGTCGTTCTCAAATG TCAGTTCGTACCTTGCCAGAACCACCACCATCTACACGTTCAACAATCAGTGCTAGAGGATCTACAAATGCTAGTTCGGTGGAGCAGCAATGCTCTGCACGTTCAACATCAGGTACTAGAGCATCCGCAACTCTCAGCTCAATAGAAAAACAGCCTCCATCAGCTCGCTCGTTATCTTTTCTTCGACCATCAAATCTAAAGCCTGTTGACTTGCCGGCACCTATTCTTTCTACAATACCAAGTAGTTCATTTCGACCCGTAGAATCGGCCGAAGAAACACAACCACTTTCTGCTCGATCTAACGCCACTGGAAGATCAGCTTCTTACTCTAGTCTCTCGGAACAGCCTCCATCTGTTCGTTTTGCATCAGCTGATCATCCAACTTTAGTGATCAAGACCGCTTCCACGGTGCCTCGAAGTGTACCAGTATCAAATAAGCCAGAGGTATCCGGAGTCCCTGTTGAGACCAAATCTGCTAAATCCAAGGACAAAAG GTTATCTCTAGACTTTGGAACTTTCAAATATAAAGATCCTAGTGACCAGCAGTCGTCTTCTGCTCTACAAGACGAG CTTGACATGCTTCAGGAAGAAAATGATAATCTATTGGAAAAG CTGCGAATTACAGAAGAAAGGTGTGAGGAAGCGGAAGCAAGAACCAGGCAGCTCGAGAAACAG ATTGCATCTCTGGGAGAAGGTGTATCTTTAGAAGCTCGGCTTTTGAGCAGGCAA GAAGCTGACCTTCAGAAACGAGAG GCTGCTCTTAAAGTTGCAGCACAAAGCTATGGTGGAGGAGGTGAGGAGATTGCAGCACTTCGAATGGAAGCCGAG GCTGCAAGGGATGAAGCTACGTCGACTTTGGAGCAGCTCCACGATGTCGAAAATGAAGTTAAATCACTTCGAACAATTACTCAAAGAACTATATTGACTCAAGAAGAGATG GAAGAGGTTGTTTTGAAGAGATGCTGGCTTGCTCGGTGCTGGAGTATATGCCTTCGCCATG GTATCTATGCTGAAATTGCTGGATCAAGATACGAATATTGGTCCTCTTTTGCCTCTCGTCCCGTTGAAGTTATATTAGCTGCTGGACAGAAAGCAAAAGAGGAAACTTCACAGA TGAACAGTGAGTTTGAAGAAAGGGAGAAGGTTGTACAAGACGCaaatgatatttcaaaaaaaacttGTGTTGAAAGCATGCTTTTAGTTGAGAAAGGTCTCAGGGAACTGAACTCACTTAAG GTAGAAGAGgcaatagcaatatcaatggccCTAAAGCGTCGCCCAAGTGTCGCAAAATCTAATGTTACCG ATGAATTAAAGCTACCGAGTGAGGGCCAATATTATTCAGAAGCATTTG AGTTGAGTCCAGAAGAGTCTGAAGACGTTCTTCTTAAACAG GCTTGGCTGACATATTTTTGGAGAAGAGCAAAGAATCATGGACTGGAACCTGACATCGCGGAAGAGAAACTACAGTTATGGATCAACAAATCCCATAAGCTGCTAAATTCACATGATGCTGTGGACG TCGAGCGTGGTCTGTTGGAGCTCCGGAAGTTAGGACTGGAGACCAAGTTATGGGAAGAAACTCGTAGATTGATTGATCTAGATTGCAACCAACAATAG
- the LOC140967403 gene encoding exopolygalacturonase-like codes for MNPRVALGIALLSLFSAVVVCWSQKTKVFNVKKYGAIGNNKTENSKAFMRAWTESCKWRGKSIVLIPKGTYHLGSIVLKGPCNGRKEFVIKGMLRSPNRPSSFFIDHWITFQNINNLRIHGGGTLDGQGASAWPYNKCKTGSCKPLPVSLRLDFVNDSEISNIKSLNSKNFHFNLFACNRVNIRHVILSAPADSPNTDGIHVSSSGNINIDKTVISTGDDCVSIGPGNRDIHITNTFCGPGHGISVGSMGKSGTKEDVTSISVVNCTFRGTLNGVQIKTWPEPNAAGGFASNFTYDNILMENVDNPIFINQQYCPFNLCNPQGSSKIQISNIIFRNIWGTSTTKDAVKLKCSKSNPCHNIALENINLIGPGGVESSSCSNVHGRSRGRQKPPSCLS; via the exons ATGAATCCAAGAGTAGCCCTCGGAATAGCACTTCTTTCCTTATTTTCAGCGGTGGTTGTGTGTTGGAGTCAGAAAACAAAAGTTTTCAACGTCAAGAAATATGGAGCTATTGGGAACAACAAGACAGAGAATTCTAAG GCATTTATGAGAGCTTGGACCGAGTCATGTAAATGGAGAGGCAAGAGCATTGTTTTGATTCCAAAGGGAACTTACCATTTGGGATCGATTGTTTTGAAAGGACCTTGTAATGGTAGAAAAGAGTTTGTCATAAAAGGGATGCTAAGGTCTCCTAATCGACCAAGTTCCTTTTTCATCGACCATTGGATCACATTCCAGAATATCAATAATCTCAGAATCCACGGTGGGGGTACATTGGACGGCCAGGGAGCCTCGGCTTGGCCGTATAATAAATGTAAAACCGGTTCTTGCAAGCCTCTTCCTGTT TCGCTGCGGCTGGATTTCGTGAACGACTCGGAGATATCCAACATAAAGTCACTAAACAGCAAGAACTTCCATTTCAACCTCTTCGCATGCAACCGTGTCAACATCCGTCACGTCATTTTATCAGCTCCAGCAGACAGCCCCAACACCGATGGCATCCATGTCAGCAGCTCGGGTAACATCAATATCGACAAGACAGTCATCTCCACAGGAGACGACTGCGTGTCCATTGGCCCTGGAAATCGGGACATTCACATCACCAACACATTTTGTGGGCCTGGCCATGGGATCAGTGTCGGTAGCATGGGAAAATCTGGCACCAAAGAAGATGTTACAAGCATCAGCGTCGTCAACTGCACCTTCCGAGGGACTCTTAATGGAGTTCAGATCAAGACTTGGCCAGAACCAAATGCTGCCGGTGGGTTCGCTTCGAACTTCACATATGATAACATTTTAATGGAGAATGTGGACAACCCTATATTCATTAATCAGCAGTATTGCCCTTTCAATTTGTGCAATCCTCAG GGATCATCGAAGATTCAGATAAGCAACATTATATTCAGGAACATATGGGGGACATCAACCACCAAGGATGCAGTGAAACTGAAGTGCAGCAAAAGCAATCCATGTCACAATATTGCGTTAGAGAACATAAACTTAATCGGTCCAGGAGGAGTTGAATCTTCTTCCTGTTCGAATGTCCACGGCAGGTCTCGCGGCAGACAGAAGCCTCCCTCTTGCCTTTCATGA
- the LOC140967404 gene encoding polyadenylate-binding protein-interacting protein 9-like isoform X2 has protein sequence MAAGAEVNGDAAIKEMETPVAVLDPPKATDASTEKSVKNNVNSNSKECVETEVNGGVKDSALNSNGDSRSEMGVKELVDLLKKLKLNPLAKEFFPSSYYHGQMGIINFAPDDKNLGNDGFPNNQRKRNNYSQNRRRINGRSFRAQRDDSIRRTVYVSDIDHNVTEEQLAALFSGFGQVLDCRVCGDPHSRLRFAFVEFGDEYSARAALSLCGTHLGFSPVTVLPSKTAILPVNPTFLPRSEVEREMCAKTVYCTNIDKKVSQIDVKVFFETRCGEVSRLRLLGDHMHSTRIAFVEFSMAESAILALECCGEILGSQRIRVSPSKTQVRPRIPRPGV, from the exons ATGGCTGCTGGTGCAGAAGTGAATGGTGACGCAGCAATTAAGGAAATGGAGACCCCTGTTGCTGTTCTTGATCCACCAAAAGCCACCGACGCTTCCACTGAAAAATCCGTCAAAAATAACGTCAATTCCAATTCTAAGGAGTGTGTGGAAACTGAGGTAAACGGTGGGGTTAAGGATTCTGCTTTGAACTCCAATGGGGATTCAAGATCAGAAATGGGAGTGAAGGAACTTGTTGATCTTCTGAAGAAACTGAAGCTGAATCCCCTAGCTAAGGAGTTCTTTCCTTCCTCTTATTATCATGGCCAAATGGGGATAATCAATTTTGCTCCTGATGATAAGAATTTAGGAAATGATGGTTTCCCAAATAATCAAAGg AAAAGAAATAACTACAGCCAGAATCGGAGGAGAATAAATGGCAGATCTTTTAGAGCTCAAAGAGATGATAGTATTAGGCGAACAGTCTATGTGTCTGATATTGACCACAAT GTCACCGAAGAGCAGCTTGCTGCATTATTCAGCGGCTTTGGACAG GTTCTTGACTGTCGAGTTTGTGGTGATCCACACTCTCGCCTTCGCTTCGCCTTTGTAGAATTTGGTGATGAGT ATTCTGCTAGAGCTGCTCTTAGCCTTTGCGGGACACATTTAGGTTTCTCTCCTGTGACAGTCCTGCCTTCAAAAACGGCCATTCTACCCGTTAACCCCACCTTTCTTCCCAGG TCGGAGGTTGAACGTGAAATGTGTGCCAAGACAGTATACTGTACAAATATTGATAAGAAG GTCTCTCAAATTGATGTCAAGGTATTCTTTGAAACAAGATGCGGAGAG GTTTCTCGTCTGAGGCTCTTGGGGGATCACATGCACTCAACACGCATCGCATTTGTTGAATTTTCCATG GCTGAGAGTGCAATACTGGCCCTTGAGTGTTGCGGTGAAATTTTGGGATCCCAACGCATCAG GGTGAGTCCTTCAAAGACACAGGTAAGGCCCCGGATTCCTCGTCCTGGAGTATAG
- the LOC140967391 gene encoding E3 ubiquitin-protein ligase DA2L-like isoform X1, translating to MGNKLGKKRHVVDEKYTRPQGLYQHKDVDHKKLRKLILDSKLAPCFPGDDDCSCDLEECPICFLFYPSLNRSRCCTKGICTECFLQMRTPNSTRPTHMSGSAYLNSERCPFCKTSNYAVEYRGVKTKEEKGLEQIEEQRVIEAKIRMRQQEVQDEEDRMLKRREGSSSSSVRKPSEADYCSTRAPSFASALESEEILASHESSTATASRLLPPQRQNREGEFDLDLEDIMVMEAIWLSIQESGKRQDPQYGDAAQSEEYIADDHSSSSLAAMAPISISSSSPSGGLACAIAALAERQQISGETSSNYAGSMSTYSMPSSSRYLNREVRESESYFPAENMIVASPDNHLAMTGDAGEWVDHRSEMAEVGTSYGGSDEFDDGMRHGEPPQQDENQDSFQPVTGTIVPESFEEQMMLAMAVSLAEARARTSPPGVTWH from the exons ATGGGGAATAAATTGGGGAAGAAGAGGCATGTGGTCGATGAGAAGTACACTAGGCCTCAAGGGTTGTACCAACACAAAGATGTGGATCACAAGAAGCTTAGAAAGCTTATTCTTGACTCAAAGCTGGCACCTTGTTTTCCTGGTGATGATGATTGTAGTTGTGACCTAGAGGAATGCCCCATTTGTTTCCTG TTCTATCCAAGCCTTAATCGGTCAAGATGCTGCACGAAAGGAATATGTACTG AGTGTTTTTTGCAGATGAGGACTCCTAATTCCACCAGGCCTACACA TATGTCTGGTTCTGCTTACCTTAACAGTGAAAGGTGTCCTTTCTGCAAAACCTCAAATTATGCCGTGGAATATCGAGGTGTTAAGACAAAGGAGGAGAAAGGCTTGGAACAAATT GAAGAACAACGAGTTATAGAAGCCAAAATAAGGATGAGGCAGCAAGAAGTTCAGGATGAAGAGGATAGGATGCTGAAACGAAGAGAAGGCAGTTCTTCTAGCAGCGTGAGAAAACCAAGTGAGGCTGATTATTGTTCGACTAGAG CCCCATCTTTTGCTTCTGCCTTGGAAAGTGAAGAAATTTTGGCCTCTCATGAGTCTAGTACTGCTACCGCATCGAGACTGCTTCCACCCCAAAGGCAAAATAG GGAGGGCGAATTTGACCTGGATCTTGAGGATATAATGGTTATGGAAGCCATTTGGCTGTCTATTCAG GAGAGTGGGAAAAGACAAGATCCACAGTATGGTGATGCAGCTCAATCAGAAGAATACATTGCAGATGATCACAGTTCCAGTTCCTTGGCGGCGATGGCCCCGATATCCATATCTTCATCATCACCATCTGGTGGTCTCGCATGCGCCATTGCAGCCCTTGCGGAACGTCAACAAATAAGCGGAGAGACCTCTAGTAACTATGCTGGAAGCATGTCTACGTATAGCATGCCTAGCTCTAGCAGATATTTGAATCGGGAGGTGCGTGAATCTGAAAGTTATTTTCCTGCAGAGAATATGATTGTGGCATCACCTGATAACCATTTGGCAATGACCGGGGATGCTGGAGAATGGGTTGATCATAGATCGGAAATGGCTGAAGTTGGAACTAGCTATGGAGGTTCTGATGAATTTGATGACGGTATGAGGCATGGGGAACCACCTCAACAAGATGAAAATCAAGATAGCTTCCAACCTGTTACAGGAACGATTGTTCCGGAGAGTTTTGAGGAGCAGATGATGCTAGCCATGGCTGTTTCACTTGCCGAGGCTCGAGCCAGGACAAGTCCGCCAGGAGTTACATGGCACTAG
- the LOC140967404 gene encoding polyadenylate-binding protein-interacting protein 9-like isoform X1, producing the protein MAAGAEVNGDAAIKEMETPVAVLDPPKATDASTEKSVKNNVNSNSKECVETEVNGGVKDSALNSNGDSRSEMGVKELVDLLKKLKLNPLAKEFFPSSYYHGQMGIINFAPDDKNLGNDGFPNNQRKRNNYSQNRRRINGRSFRAQRDDSIRRTVYVSDIDHNVTEEQLAALFSGFGQVLDCRVCGDPHSRLRFAFVEFGDESSTDSARAALSLCGTHLGFSPVTVLPSKTAILPVNPTFLPRSEVEREMCAKTVYCTNIDKKVSQIDVKVFFETRCGEVSRLRLLGDHMHSTRIAFVEFSMAESAILALECCGEILGSQRIRVSPSKTQVRPRIPRPGV; encoded by the exons ATGGCTGCTGGTGCAGAAGTGAATGGTGACGCAGCAATTAAGGAAATGGAGACCCCTGTTGCTGTTCTTGATCCACCAAAAGCCACCGACGCTTCCACTGAAAAATCCGTCAAAAATAACGTCAATTCCAATTCTAAGGAGTGTGTGGAAACTGAGGTAAACGGTGGGGTTAAGGATTCTGCTTTGAACTCCAATGGGGATTCAAGATCAGAAATGGGAGTGAAGGAACTTGTTGATCTTCTGAAGAAACTGAAGCTGAATCCCCTAGCTAAGGAGTTCTTTCCTTCCTCTTATTATCATGGCCAAATGGGGATAATCAATTTTGCTCCTGATGATAAGAATTTAGGAAATGATGGTTTCCCAAATAATCAAAGg AAAAGAAATAACTACAGCCAGAATCGGAGGAGAATAAATGGCAGATCTTTTAGAGCTCAAAGAGATGATAGTATTAGGCGAACAGTCTATGTGTCTGATATTGACCACAAT GTCACCGAAGAGCAGCTTGCTGCATTATTCAGCGGCTTTGGACAG GTTCTTGACTGTCGAGTTTGTGGTGATCCACACTCTCGCCTTCGCTTCGCCTTTGTAGAATTTGGTGATGAGT CATCTACAGATTCTGCTAGAGCTGCTCTTAGCCTTTGCGGGACACATTTAGGTTTCTCTCCTGTGACAGTCCTGCCTTCAAAAACGGCCATTCTACCCGTTAACCCCACCTTTCTTCCCAGG TCGGAGGTTGAACGTGAAATGTGTGCCAAGACAGTATACTGTACAAATATTGATAAGAAG GTCTCTCAAATTGATGTCAAGGTATTCTTTGAAACAAGATGCGGAGAG GTTTCTCGTCTGAGGCTCTTGGGGGATCACATGCACTCAACACGCATCGCATTTGTTGAATTTTCCATG GCTGAGAGTGCAATACTGGCCCTTGAGTGTTGCGGTGAAATTTTGGGATCCCAACGCATCAG GGTGAGTCCTTCAAAGACACAGGTAAGGCCCCGGATTCCTCGTCCTGGAGTATAG
- the LOC140967391 gene encoding E3 ubiquitin-protein ligase DA2L-like isoform X2: MGNKLGKKRHVVDEKYTRPQGLYQHKDVDHKKLRKLILDSKLAPCFPGDDDCSCDLEECPICFLFYPSLNRSRCCTKGICTECFLQMRTPNSTRPTHMSGSAYLNSERCPFCKTSNYAVEYRGVKTKEEKGLEQIEEQRVIEAKIRMRQQEVQDEEDRMLKRREGSSSSSVRKPSEADYCSTRAPSFASALESEEILASHESSTATASRLLPPQREGEFDLDLEDIMVMEAIWLSIQESGKRQDPQYGDAAQSEEYIADDHSSSSLAAMAPISISSSSPSGGLACAIAALAERQQISGETSSNYAGSMSTYSMPSSSRYLNREVRESESYFPAENMIVASPDNHLAMTGDAGEWVDHRSEMAEVGTSYGGSDEFDDGMRHGEPPQQDENQDSFQPVTGTIVPESFEEQMMLAMAVSLAEARARTSPPGVTWH, encoded by the exons ATGGGGAATAAATTGGGGAAGAAGAGGCATGTGGTCGATGAGAAGTACACTAGGCCTCAAGGGTTGTACCAACACAAAGATGTGGATCACAAGAAGCTTAGAAAGCTTATTCTTGACTCAAAGCTGGCACCTTGTTTTCCTGGTGATGATGATTGTAGTTGTGACCTAGAGGAATGCCCCATTTGTTTCCTG TTCTATCCAAGCCTTAATCGGTCAAGATGCTGCACGAAAGGAATATGTACTG AGTGTTTTTTGCAGATGAGGACTCCTAATTCCACCAGGCCTACACA TATGTCTGGTTCTGCTTACCTTAACAGTGAAAGGTGTCCTTTCTGCAAAACCTCAAATTATGCCGTGGAATATCGAGGTGTTAAGACAAAGGAGGAGAAAGGCTTGGAACAAATT GAAGAACAACGAGTTATAGAAGCCAAAATAAGGATGAGGCAGCAAGAAGTTCAGGATGAAGAGGATAGGATGCTGAAACGAAGAGAAGGCAGTTCTTCTAGCAGCGTGAGAAAACCAAGTGAGGCTGATTATTGTTCGACTAGAG CCCCATCTTTTGCTTCTGCCTTGGAAAGTGAAGAAATTTTGGCCTCTCATGAGTCTAGTACTGCTACCGCATCGAGACTGCTTCCACCCCAAAG GGAGGGCGAATTTGACCTGGATCTTGAGGATATAATGGTTATGGAAGCCATTTGGCTGTCTATTCAG GAGAGTGGGAAAAGACAAGATCCACAGTATGGTGATGCAGCTCAATCAGAAGAATACATTGCAGATGATCACAGTTCCAGTTCCTTGGCGGCGATGGCCCCGATATCCATATCTTCATCATCACCATCTGGTGGTCTCGCATGCGCCATTGCAGCCCTTGCGGAACGTCAACAAATAAGCGGAGAGACCTCTAGTAACTATGCTGGAAGCATGTCTACGTATAGCATGCCTAGCTCTAGCAGATATTTGAATCGGGAGGTGCGTGAATCTGAAAGTTATTTTCCTGCAGAGAATATGATTGTGGCATCACCTGATAACCATTTGGCAATGACCGGGGATGCTGGAGAATGGGTTGATCATAGATCGGAAATGGCTGAAGTTGGAACTAGCTATGGAGGTTCTGATGAATTTGATGACGGTATGAGGCATGGGGAACCACCTCAACAAGATGAAAATCAAGATAGCTTCCAACCTGTTACAGGAACGATTGTTCCGGAGAGTTTTGAGGAGCAGATGATGCTAGCCATGGCTGTTTCACTTGCCGAGGCTCGAGCCAGGACAAGTCCGCCAGGAGTTACATGGCACTAG
- the LOC140967391 gene encoding E3 ubiquitin-protein ligase DA2L-like isoform X3 yields the protein MGNKLGKKRHVVDEKYTRPQGLYQHKDVDHKKLRKLILDSKLAPCFPGDDDCSCDLEECPICFLFYPSLNRSRCCTKGICTECFLQMRTPNSTRPTQCPFCKTSNYAVEYRGVKTKEEKGLEQIEEQRVIEAKIRMRQQEVQDEEDRMLKRREGSSSSSVRKPSEADYCSTRAPSFASALESEEILASHESSTATASRLLPPQRQNREGEFDLDLEDIMVMEAIWLSIQESGKRQDPQYGDAAQSEEYIADDHSSSSLAAMAPISISSSSPSGGLACAIAALAERQQISGETSSNYAGSMSTYSMPSSSRYLNREVRESESYFPAENMIVASPDNHLAMTGDAGEWVDHRSEMAEVGTSYGGSDEFDDGMRHGEPPQQDENQDSFQPVTGTIVPESFEEQMMLAMAVSLAEARARTSPPGVTWH from the exons ATGGGGAATAAATTGGGGAAGAAGAGGCATGTGGTCGATGAGAAGTACACTAGGCCTCAAGGGTTGTACCAACACAAAGATGTGGATCACAAGAAGCTTAGAAAGCTTATTCTTGACTCAAAGCTGGCACCTTGTTTTCCTGGTGATGATGATTGTAGTTGTGACCTAGAGGAATGCCCCATTTGTTTCCTG TTCTATCCAAGCCTTAATCGGTCAAGATGCTGCACGAAAGGAATATGTACTG AGTGTTTTTTGCAGATGAGGACTCCTAATTCCACCAGGCCTACACA GTGTCCTTTCTGCAAAACCTCAAATTATGCCGTGGAATATCGAGGTGTTAAGACAAAGGAGGAGAAAGGCTTGGAACAAATT GAAGAACAACGAGTTATAGAAGCCAAAATAAGGATGAGGCAGCAAGAAGTTCAGGATGAAGAGGATAGGATGCTGAAACGAAGAGAAGGCAGTTCTTCTAGCAGCGTGAGAAAACCAAGTGAGGCTGATTATTGTTCGACTAGAG CCCCATCTTTTGCTTCTGCCTTGGAAAGTGAAGAAATTTTGGCCTCTCATGAGTCTAGTACTGCTACCGCATCGAGACTGCTTCCACCCCAAAGGCAAAATAG GGAGGGCGAATTTGACCTGGATCTTGAGGATATAATGGTTATGGAAGCCATTTGGCTGTCTATTCAG GAGAGTGGGAAAAGACAAGATCCACAGTATGGTGATGCAGCTCAATCAGAAGAATACATTGCAGATGATCACAGTTCCAGTTCCTTGGCGGCGATGGCCCCGATATCCATATCTTCATCATCACCATCTGGTGGTCTCGCATGCGCCATTGCAGCCCTTGCGGAACGTCAACAAATAAGCGGAGAGACCTCTAGTAACTATGCTGGAAGCATGTCTACGTATAGCATGCCTAGCTCTAGCAGATATTTGAATCGGGAGGTGCGTGAATCTGAAAGTTATTTTCCTGCAGAGAATATGATTGTGGCATCACCTGATAACCATTTGGCAATGACCGGGGATGCTGGAGAATGGGTTGATCATAGATCGGAAATGGCTGAAGTTGGAACTAGCTATGGAGGTTCTGATGAATTTGATGACGGTATGAGGCATGGGGAACCACCTCAACAAGATGAAAATCAAGATAGCTTCCAACCTGTTACAGGAACGATTGTTCCGGAGAGTTTTGAGGAGCAGATGATGCTAGCCATGGCTGTTTCACTTGCCGAGGCTCGAGCCAGGACAAGTCCGCCAGGAGTTACATGGCACTAG